Genomic segment of Yoonia sp. R2331:
AACACTTCTGCATCCGCCTTTCCCGCGTGCAGCGCAGCCCAGCCTGCATGCCAGCAGGTGCGCGGGCTGATTTCACCATAGGTCAGGTTTTCCGACAGGCGAGAGGTGCCGTCGACCCCCGGCAAATCACGGTTGGCCTGATAGTGGGCCACCTTGTCGTCGATGAAAGTCGCCAGTCGGGCCTCTGCCGCGACTTCGCCCACCGTGCAATGCGGCCGCAGCACATCTGCCCCGCGCTGCATTGCGGCCCCCATATGCCAGCTGTCCAACGCATCGCTCTGGGGCCAACTGCCCGGCGCAGGCAAGGCGGCTGGCGCGGGCAAGGCGCTGGCAATCTCAGCCCCGCGCACAGCCTTCCACATCGGTGTGAACACCCGGTAGAAGCCACCTGTCTTGGTCTGCACTGTCCAGGGCTCAAACAAGACATGGCCCGGAAAGCTCTCGGCGATGACACCCGCATCTTTCAACGCTGCTTTCACACTGGTATCGCGCGCCTTGGACGCCGGATCATAAAGCCGCGACCAATAGACCGCCCCCGCCCCGGTCTCGGCAATCAAGGCCTGCAAGACCGCCAACGCTGGCCCGCGCCGCAGGATCAGGCGGCTGCCAATCTCTGCCAGTCTTGACGCCAAATCGGCCACCGACAAACCCAGACGAAACTTTGGTGCGGCACCGTGCGTCTCAACGACTTCATCATGAATGAAGACCGGGATCACCGGCCGTCCCGTCGCCGCGGCGGCACAAAGTGCCGGATGATCCGCCAGCCGCAGATCGCGCCGAAACCACAGAATAATTGGTGTTGTGTCAGACATGAACGCCCCTTGCATGTGAACCCCGCAACCTAGCGCGCGGGCCACCGCGTCAAGGGATGCCTTTGGCGCTCTCAGCCCATCTCAGCCTCGGCAAAACGCTTGAAGTCCTGCATCATCTTCTCGGTCTGTTTGCGGAACATGCCGGGGGCCACAAACGCCATGACCTTCAGAAACCCACTACAGCGAAAATCGCAATCCATGTTCCAGCGGGTTGCCTCGCCCAGATCCGTGAATGTGTTCACATTCCGGTTCCACACGCCTTTGGTCTCGTACACCGCCACCATCCGGTCAGGCATGGCATGTTCTTCCAGCGTCTCGATCATCTCGATCTCGCGCTTGCCCATCTTGTAGCGGATGCGGGACCTCGACCCGACCGCGCCAAATTCACCCTCAAAGTGCTCAAAGCTCTGCAAGCCGTCCTGCCACTGCATCAGGTTGTCAGGATCATCAAACAGCGCCGTGACCCGGTCGCGCGGGCCATTGATGTCGATCGTGCATTGGTATTGCATGGCATCTCCCCCGCCTGATCCTACCTGATTAGACGGGGCGGATCAAAGCACCTGATCCAGCGCCGTGATCAACTGATCCACCTCAGCACGGCTGGTGTAATGCGTAAACGATACCCGCAGCACGCCGTTTTCAGGGTCCACCCCCATCGCGGTCAGCGGGCGTATGGCATAGAAATCCCCGCCTCCCGCCATGACCCCATGTGGTGCCAATTCGCGGGCCAGCGCCTCTGCATTGCCCTGCGCGGCCAAGGCCACGGTTGGCGCGCGTCGGGCTGCCTCCACAGGGCCGATCACCCGCACCGAGTTCTTGGCGGCAACGTAATCCAGCAAGGGCTGCAGCAAGGCAACCTCGGCATCCCGCATAAGCCTATGCGCATGCCGCGCTGCACCGGCCCCGCTGGCGGGCCCGCCGTGATGTGCGCTCAGCGCCTCAAAATAATCCGCCATCCCCGCACTTGCCGCGATCTGCGCGTGGTCCGGACCCGCAGGCGTGAACCGCTGATACAAGGTCCCGCCATTAAAGAAATGCCCCTGATTGGGCAGTGCAGTTCCGAACGCCCGGCGGATCACCATCAGCCCCTGATGTGGACCATAGGTCTTGTAAGCGCTGAACAGATACACATCACACCCCAGCGCGCCCACATCTTCAAACCCATGTGGTGCGTATGAAACCCCGTCCACGCAAGTCCGCACGCCGTGGTCGCGGGCCACGGCGCAAATCGCAGCCACATCATTGATCGCCCCCACCACGTTGGAACAATGCGGAAAACACAACAGCTTGGCCCCATCCAGCAGCGCAGGCAAATCTGCGAGGTCCAACTCTCCGGTTTCGGGGTCCACCTGCCACTCGCGCACCGTGATCCCTGCGTCCGCCAACCTGCGCCACGGCCCGGAATTGGCCTCGTGATCCTGATTGGTCACCACGATGGCATCACCTGGCATCAACCAACCTCGCACCGCCTGCGCCAGCACGTAAGTGTTCTGCGTGGTCGACGGCCCAAACGACAGCTCGTCGGTGTCCACACCCAGCATCGCGGCCAAGCGGCTGCGGGCCTCATCCATCTCGGCCCCCGCCAATTCTGAGGCCGGATAGGGCGCATAAGGCTGCACCTTGCGCTGCGTGTAATAGCGCGTCAGCCGGTCAATGACCTGCCCGCAGGTATAGGACCCGCCTGCGTTTTCAAAAAAGGCCTGCCCTTGCAAGGACGGCTCGGCGAAGGCGGGAAATTGGGCGCGCACCCATGCGGTATCAAGTGTCATGCGCCGACCTTACGAAAAAGGCCCCGGCGCGCAAGCACCGGGGCCTCTTGATTTTCAGGTTTACGCTTTATTCAGCGGGTGTTGTCACCGGATCAACGGTCACAGAGTCGACGCCTGCCGCTTCTCTGCGGCTGTCGTTAAAGATCGCCTTGATCAGCGCCAGACACATCAGCGCCATCACGATCGAGAACGGAAGCGCCCCGATCACCATAGCGGTCTGAATGGCCCCGGTTCCGCCAGAGATCAGCAATCCGCCAACCACCAGTGCAAGTGCGGCACCCCAGAACAGGATGTGCGGACGTGCTTTTGGACCTTCGTCGCCAGCGGCGTTGATGGTGTTCACGATCAACACGGCCGAGTCGGCAGATGTCACAAGGAACGTCATCAGCAAGACCACGATCACAACCGCCATGCCCCAGGCCAACGCGTCGGCAATCGGGGACAACATGAACTCTGTCATCGCAAAGATCTTGTCACCGTTTGCCGCGTCCAGAATGACGCCATTTGCACCACCGTTCAGCTCCAGATCGATGGCTGTACCACCGGCCCACGCAAACCAGACAAAGCACATCAGCGACGGCACGATCATCGCACCCAGCACAAACTCGCGGATCGACCGACCGCGCGAAATACGCGCCAGGAACAATCCCACGAATGGTGCAAATGCGATCCACCAGGCCCAGTAGAAGACCGGCCACCAGCCCTGCCATTGCGTCAGCAGGAAGGATTCAGACCCTTCAACACCGTCAGAGGTATAGACGTTGAAGCTCAGCCCAGGCAACGCGACCAGATAGTCGTAGATGCCAATGAAGAAGGCCGATGCACCAAAGAATGTCGCGCCAAAGATGATGAAGAAGCTCAGCAAGAAGATCGACAACACCATGTTGATGTTTGACAGCCACTTGATGCCCTTGCCGACACCAGACAGCGCAGACAAGGTCGACGCGCCCATGATGACCAGCAGGGCAACAACGATCCCCGTTGTGGTCGCGGTACCGTCTTCCATCGCCAGTCCGCCGATCCCAATCCGTGTCAGACCGGCGACAAACTGTTCCACCCCAAAGCCAAGCGTCTGCGCCACACCAAGAATGGTGGCGACCACAGCGACAATATCAATGATATGACCCGGCATCCCGGACAGGGATTTGCCAAAAAGTGGTGTCAGCGATGACCGGATGGTCAGCGGCAAGCCGCGGCGATAGCTAAAGAATGCCAGAGACAGACCAGCAATCGCATAACAGGCCCAGGCGCCCAAACCCCAGTGCAGGTAGGACCAGACATAAGCCGTGCGGACGTTATCCGCATCCAACGCCGTGGTGATCCCCTGAATGACCGATGGGTTGTTCTTGAAATGCGCGACGGGTTCCGCCACCGCCCAAGTCAACATGCCGACACCGATACCGGCACCAAACATCATCGAGAACCAGGAAAAGTTTGAAAACTCAGGCTTTTCTCCGTCCGCCCCAAGGTTCAATCGTCCCGCGGCGGGCCAGATCGCAAGCCCGATACACACAATCACAAACGCGGCCACGACCCAGATGTACCAAGCCGCAAAACTGGCCAGAATGGCCGAGTTCCAGGTGCCCAGCACGTTCCCAGCCTGCACAGGCCAGAAGATACACCAGACGACAAGCACACTGATAATGATTTTACTTATCACCGTCACATTGACGCTGAAGCCACGGTAAAACCCGGCCTCCGCCGTCTTGATCGGCAAATCCGATAGAGGTGGTTTGATTGACATTGTGGTGTTCCCTATTGGCTATTTTTTTGTGCAACAAGCCTACGACGACCGCATTTCAAAAAGAAGTGTTAACTCCAATTTTTTATCGCTTTTTTGGCAATTTTTGGTGCTTCAGAGACCTTATTTCGTGCTTCTTTCGACACATGGCCGGTCAAGACAGGCAAAAAAGGAAAAATCAACGTTGAATGCAAAAATCGACACGAAGCGGTGCCTTGGAAAGCAATCCCAAAATGACATTTGAATATCTAGAAAACGCGAAGGCTTCGCCGGGATTTCACAAGGGCAACGGCCAGACCTCGGCGATGGTTTTCAAGAACAACAGGATCGCACGGCTCGACAAAAACCGGCGCGTAGCCGCGCGTCCAAAAAAACAAAAGGCGCCCCCTCAGGGACGCCCTTTTTCACCCGGAATTTGAGTGGATCAGCCGTTCACATCGACCACGACCCGGCCCTTCACCTGACCTTTCAGAATGTCACGCCCAAGGGCTGGCAGATCAGACAACACAGCCGGTTGCACCATCGCTTCCAGCTTGTCCATCGGCAGGTCCTTGGCGATCCGCGCCCAGGCCCGCACCCGATTGTCATAGGGCTGCATCACACTGTCGATGCCCAAAAGGTTGACCCCACGCAGCAGGAACGGAATGACCGTCGCAGGCAAACCTGCACCACCGGCAAGCCCAACCGCAGACACGCTCGCCCCATATTTCATCTGCCCCAGCACACGTGCCAGCATCTCACCACCAACAGCGTCGACGCAGCCGCCCCATGTCTCTGCTTCCAGCGGGCGCTTTGTGGTTTCATTCAATTCTGTGCGGGGCACGATCTGCGTGGCACCCAGCCCGGTCAGATAATCCGCCGTCTCGGGCCGCCCGGTGACAGCAGCCACCTGATGCCCCAGATTGGCAAGGATCGCTGTCGCAACCGACCCGACACCGCCCGCGGCACCGGTGACCAGAACCGGCCCATCCTTGATCCCGTGATCTTCCAGCGCCATCACCGCGAGCATCGCAGTGAAACCCGCCGTCCCCACGGCCATCGCCTGCCGCGCTGTGATGCCGTCGGGAAGTGGCACCAACCAATCACCTTTCACCCGCGCTTTCTGGGCATATCCGCCCCAATGCGCCTCGCCCACGCGCCAACCTGTCAGCACAACGGCGTCGCCGGGCTTGTAGCGCGCGTCGTCCGACGCCTCGACCGTGCCCGCAAAATCAATGCCCGGCACATGCGGATAATTCCGCACCAAGCCGCCACCCGGCCCAATGCACAGACCGTCCTTGTAGTTCACCGTCGAAAAATCGACCGCAACCGTCACATCCCCCTCGGGCAGTTGGTCCTCGGTGATCTGCTGCACAGCCGCAGCGGTCTTGCCTTCATCGTTCTTGGTCACAACCAATGCGTTGAACATGTCTTTTCCCTTCATCCGGGGGCGCTGCCCCCTGCTTCTTCTGGCCAAAAATATCCCCGCCGGAGGCTCCGACAAGGCCGACAGCGCTAAATCCAAAACTTCTCTTGCACGACTGCATCCCGCAGCCCGTCCGGTGTCTCCACCTGCAACGTGGTGCCTGCGTCCCAATGGGTCATCCGCACCATGCCAATTGCAACACCTGTTTCAAAGTCGGGTGATGCCGCGGCAGAGGTCACCTGACCCACGCGCTTGCCACCTGCCAACAGCGGCCAGACGTCATCACACGGTGGAATGTCACCGGCAATGCTGATCGGACGCACCTGTTGAATCGGACCTTCCTTGGCAACCCGCAACAGCGCATCGCGGCCCACACACCCAATCGCCGTCTGTGTCGAACAGAACCGCCCCAGCCCGGCCTCGTGCGGTGTGTTATGGCGCGTCATATCATTGCCGTAGGACAACAGCCCCCCCTCGATCCGTTCAATCAGGTTGGGGCATCCGGCATGCACATCCAGATCCTTGCCCGCCTCAAACAGCGCATTCCACAACGGCATCCCATTGGCAGTGCCATCGCAATAAATCTCGAACCCGCCCTGTTTGGAGTACCCCGAACGCGCCACCGCCATCGATGTGCCTTGGAAATCAAACCAGCCAAAGCGGAAGAACTTCGTGCTGCGCACCGCCTCGCCGAAGACCCGCGCCATCAGTTCGTCGGCAAGCGGCCCTTGCACCGCAAGGGGCGAGACATCAGGCTCATCGACCAGCACATCCAACCGAAAGCCGTATGCCAAACCTTTGACCCAAAGCAGCAAATCGCTGTCTGCAATGGAAATCCACCAGCGGTCCTCTGCCAGTTTCAGCGCCACCGGATCGTTCAGCATGCCACCTGTCTCATCGACGATAGGCACATAGAAACATTGCCCCGGCAACATCCCGCGCAGGTCACGCGGCGTCAGCATCTGCATCAACTTTGCGGCATCCGGGCCACGCAGTTCGATCTGACGCTCAACCGCGACATCCCAGACCTGCACCGCGTTCTTCAAATGGTGGTAATCCTCGACCACCGACCGAAACACTGTCGCCAACCGCATGCGGTTATAGACCGTAAATGACTTGACCCCTGCCGCCTCGACGCCGGGGGTAAAGGGTGTGGCGCGCACGCGCCGCGAAGTTGATAGCCCTGCCATCCGTCAGTCCTCTGGCATGAAGACCAGATCCGTGTCATCAGGTTTGGCCCCCGCCGCCGTCAACATGGCGTGGACCTGCCCCCGATGATGGGTCTGGTGATTGAAAAAATGTGTTACACAATGGCCTACTGGCTTGTGAACTTCGCGGTTCATAGCCCCCGAAAACCAAGACAGCTCACCAACCAGATCAAGCGCCGAAAGCTCCGCGGCCCACTGCTTGATCCTGCCATCCGTGCGAAAACGCGCCGCCCACCAATCGCCAATTGTGGCGGTGTGATCGACACTTTGCTTAATCGACGTTGCGGGGCTTTCGCCACCATCAAACCGGCCGATCCACAGTTGATCGGCCCACAACAGATGGTTCAGCGTGGCCCGGATCGACCCAAAGAAAGCACCCCGATCCTGATCTAGATCGGTCGCCTTCATCGCCTCGACAATCTTCCATATCGCATTGTTTTGCCACGCATTATATCGCGCCATCACGCGGCAATACTCCGGCGTGATCACGGTTTGGGGCCTTTCCAGTCAATCGGGCAGATCTCTGCCGATTTACCGCCAAAATCCCAAACCCGGCCGTAGTCGCGCACTCTGGATTTCGTACCAGCGGCGGCAATGATGTCGGGGCCCATCCAATACTTGGAATTGCTGACCATCACCGGATGATCCGGGTCCGCGCCCTTCATCATCTCGATCTCGCCTTGGATCTTGCGTCCGATATAGATGCCGCGCTTCGTGCCCTCGCGCACGATTTCGACCTTTTCACGCTCTGCCCCGATGATCTCGGACACCAGCATGGTGAACAGCCCCGTGGTGCCGCCCGCCTGCCCGGAAAAGATTTTCAGGATACCGTTATAGGCTTTCTGGCTGGACCGCTCATCGACATAAGCCGCAACCTTCCAATTGCCTTCGGCCATGCGGCCCGGAATGTCGACCAGCAGACCGACGTTCAGACCCGAAAGATCCTCGCCCTCGAAATGGCCTTCATCAATCGCAATCGCCATCCAGGCGTGACAATGCCCCTCGGTCGGAGGATGTGCGCCCAGCGACACCACACAGGGGCAGAACACCGTGCAGGAACAATTCAGGAAAAGCTCTCCCTTGATTGCCCAATCAGTTGGTTGCAGCTTGCGGCGCTTGGGGTTGTCCATGCGCTGGTCGATGCGTTGCGAAATCGCGATGCGATCACTTGGTGCGCGTTTCTTATCAGCCATTTATCAGCCTTTCCTAAAGTGATGTTGCGGCCAGCGCCACACCAGATGCAATCAAGAGATACCCCATCGGGCGCGTCACGCGGTGCCCGATCTGCGGCAGTTTTTCGAGAACCATGAACAGTGTCGCCAGCCCCATCCAAGCAAGGTTCATCACCCCGCCTACAAAACCCAGAGCCATGAAGCCCCAGCAGCACACGACACAAAACGCGCCCAGCCCCAGCCCCATACGCAGGCCACCGGCAAATCCGGTGCGCCAGTGGCCAAGAAAATAGCTCATCGGTGCATGGCATACGCCATGGCAAACCTCTTTGGTGCGGGTGAACTGGAACGCACCGACCGCAATCAGCAAACCGGCCTGCAACCAGACCGATTGCGCACGGCCCAGCATGTCCACCACGCCGCCAAACAACAGCACGATCTGAGCGCCGGAAATCACTGCGGCGGCGACCACCCACATCACGAAATATCCCAGCAACACACCCAGCCATCCGGCCCGCGTGCCATCGGCACTGACCATCAATCGCTCATAGGTGGTCAGGGTTGGCACCATCGTCGGCAGCATCATCGCTGCCATCATGATCGCCCACATCAGGAAAACCGGCCCAAACCGCGCCATCGGCATGTCCATCGGCATTCGGGGGTCCATTGCGGCCATCGCCTGCCCTGCGGATCCCGGCCGCCCCAACAGGTCCAGATCCATATCAATCGCCATCACATACATCATCCACCACGCCACAAGGATTGCGCTGAAAAACGCAAGCCACAACGTGGACCGCATGACATGATGCATAAGACGCGCCTCCCAAAGCGACTCAGGACTTGCTAAATCAAATGTCAGACTTTTAAATGTCTGACAAATGAAAATTGATCCAGACAACCCCGCTGATCTGTCCGCACAGATCGCCAAATCAATCCGCGACGCGATTGTGTCGGGTGATTTGCGCGTTGATGACCGCCTGCCGTCAGAGGCAGAATTGTCCGAGCAATTCGCGGTCAGCCGTTCCACCGTGCGCGAGGCGCTCAAACGTTTAGGCGCGCAAAGCCTGATCCGCACGCAACGCGGCGCGACCGGCGGGGCCTTTGTCAACAAGCTGACCTACCCCGACGCTTACGGCCAGCAAATCACGACCTCGACGTTACTGCTGTCGATGAACGCGGTCAGCTTTGCCACAGCCTGCGAGGCGCGTTATGCGCTTGAACGCGCCTGCGCGCCCCTTTCAGCCCAGCGCCGCACCGCAGATCATCTTGCCACCATGCGGGCCGAAGCACATCGTCAGGCACAACCGGGCCTGACGGACGAGGCGTTTTGCGCTAGCGACGTGGCCTTTCACCGCGCCCTTGTCGATGCCGCGGCAAACCCCGTGCTGTCCTACCAATTGGCTGGCGCGGTCGAGGCGATTGAACCCCTGATGAACATGATCACCTTCAGCGCCCGGTCCCGCGAAACCATCGTCGCCTTGCACAGCGCCATCGCCGATGCGATCGAGGCGCAGGACGCTGCGTTGACCGACGTCAAACTGGCGGAGCTGGCGAGCTATACCAACGATCTGGCGCAAAGCGTTTTTGCCGCCCGTCAAAAGACCTGACAGCCACCGTCCCTGTGCCTTGACCCGGTCCCCAAACGCCATAGCTGTCGCGTCATGCCCGACTTCCCGCCGTCCCGTAATGCCGCCCATGCCCGGCTAACCGCCTTCTTGCCTGCCGCCGGTGTCGCCTATGCCCGCACCCGCAATTTTGACCGCGCAGGTCATGTCTCAGCATTGTCGCCCTACATCCGCCACCGCGTGATTACCGAAGAGGACGTGCTGCGCGCCACCCGCGCCGCCCACAGCTACAAGGCCGCTGAAAAGTT
This window contains:
- a CDS encoding DUF1326 domain-containing protein translates to MADKKRAPSDRIAISQRIDQRMDNPKRRKLQPTDWAIKGELFLNCSCTVFCPCVVSLGAHPPTEGHCHAWMAIAIDEGHFEGEDLSGLNVGLLVDIPGRMAEGNWKVAAYVDERSSQKAYNGILKIFSGQAGGTTGLFTMLVSEIIGAEREKVEIVREGTKRGIYIGRKIQGEIEMMKGADPDHPVMVSNSKYWMGPDIIAAAGTKSRVRDYGRVWDFGGKSAEICPIDWKGPKP
- a CDS encoding DUF2182 domain-containing protein, giving the protein MHHVMRSTLWLAFFSAILVAWWMMYVMAIDMDLDLLGRPGSAGQAMAAMDPRMPMDMPMARFGPVFLMWAIMMAAMMLPTMVPTLTTYERLMVSADGTRAGWLGVLLGYFVMWVVAAAVISGAQIVLLFGGVVDMLGRAQSVWLQAGLLIAVGAFQFTRTKEVCHGVCHAPMSYFLGHWRTGFAGGLRMGLGLGAFCVVCCWGFMALGFVGGVMNLAWMGLATLFMVLEKLPQIGHRVTRPMGYLLIASGVALAATSL
- a CDS encoding deoxyribodipyrimidine photo-lyase is translated as MSDTTPIILWFRRDLRLADHPALCAAAATGRPVIPVFIHDEVVETHGAAPKFRLGLSVADLASRLAEIGSRLILRRGPALAVLQALIAETGAGAVYWSRLYDPASKARDTSVKAALKDAGVIAESFPGHVLFEPWTVQTKTGGFYRVFTPMWKAVRGAEIASALPAPAALPAPGSWPQSDALDSWHMGAAMQRGADVLRPHCTVGEVAAEARLATFIDDKVAHYQANRDLPGVDGTSRLSENLTYGEISPRTCWHAGWAALHAGKADAEVFLKELVWREFAYHLTHHTPHITSGNWKPEWDAFPWNRDETAEVTAWKRGRTGVRFVDAAMREMYVTGTMHNRGRMIVASYLTKHLMSHWKIGLDWFADCLIDWDPCSNAMGWQWSAGSGPDATPYFRVFNPVTQLDKFDKDRTYVGRWIAEEYRNPADEALAYFDAIPKSWAMSPGDSYPSPIVTPEAGRARALEAYSNREKA
- a CDS encoding FadR/GntR family transcriptional regulator — encoded protein: MKIDPDNPADLSAQIAKSIRDAIVSGDLRVDDRLPSEAELSEQFAVSRSTVREALKRLGAQSLIRTQRGATGGAFVNKLTYPDAYGQQITTSTLLLSMNAVSFATACEARYALERACAPLSAQRRTADHLATMRAEAHRQAQPGLTDEAFCASDVAFHRALVDAAANPVLSYQLAGAVEAIEPLMNMITFSARSRETIVALHSAIADAIEAQDAALTDVKLAELASYTNDLAQSVFAARQKT
- a CDS encoding BCCT family transporter — translated: MSIKPPLSDLPIKTAEAGFYRGFSVNVTVISKIIISVLVVWCIFWPVQAGNVLGTWNSAILASFAAWYIWVVAAFVIVCIGLAIWPAAGRLNLGADGEKPEFSNFSWFSMMFGAGIGVGMLTWAVAEPVAHFKNNPSVIQGITTALDADNVRTAYVWSYLHWGLGAWACYAIAGLSLAFFSYRRGLPLTIRSSLTPLFGKSLSGMPGHIIDIVAVVATILGVAQTLGFGVEQFVAGLTRIGIGGLAMEDGTATTTGIVVALLVIMGASTLSALSGVGKGIKWLSNINMVLSIFLLSFFIIFGATFFGASAFFIGIYDYLVALPGLSFNVYTSDGVEGSESFLLTQWQGWWPVFYWAWWIAFAPFVGLFLARISRGRSIREFVLGAMIVPSLMCFVWFAWAGGTAIDLELNGGANGVILDAANGDKIFAMTEFMLSPIADALAWGMAVVIVVLLMTFLVTSADSAVLIVNTINAAGDEGPKARPHILFWGAALALVVGGLLISGGTGAIQTAMVIGALPFSIVMALMCLALIKAIFNDSRREAAGVDSVTVDPVTTPAE
- a CDS encoding dimethylsulfoniopropionate demethylase: MAGLSTSRRVRATPFTPGVEAAGVKSFTVYNRMRLATVFRSVVEDYHHLKNAVQVWDVAVERQIELRGPDAAKLMQMLTPRDLRGMLPGQCFYVPIVDETGGMLNDPVALKLAEDRWWISIADSDLLLWVKGLAYGFRLDVLVDEPDVSPLAVQGPLADELMARVFGEAVRSTKFFRFGWFDFQGTSMAVARSGYSKQGGFEIYCDGTANGMPLWNALFEAGKDLDVHAGCPNLIERIEGGLLSYGNDMTRHNTPHEAGLGRFCSTQTAIGCVGRDALLRVAKEGPIQQVRPISIAGDIPPCDDVWPLLAGGKRVGQVTSAAASPDFETGVAIGMVRMTHWDAGTTLQVETPDGLRDAVVQEKFWI
- a CDS encoding SRPBCC family protein gives rise to the protein MQYQCTIDINGPRDRVTALFDDPDNLMQWQDGLQSFEHFEGEFGAVGSRSRIRYKMGKREIEMIETLEEHAMPDRMVAVYETKGVWNRNVNTFTDLGEATRWNMDCDFRCSGFLKVMAFVAPGMFRKQTEKMMQDFKRFAEAEMG
- a CDS encoding DinB family protein, which encodes MITPEYCRVMARYNAWQNNAIWKIVEAMKATDLDQDRGAFFGSIRATLNHLLWADQLWIGRFDGGESPATSIKQSVDHTATIGDWWAARFRTDGRIKQWAAELSALDLVGELSWFSGAMNREVHKPVGHCVTHFFNHQTHHRGQVHAMLTAAGAKPDDTDLVFMPED
- the acuI gene encoding acryloyl-CoA reductase, with translation MFNALVVTKNDEGKTAAAVQQITEDQLPEGDVTVAVDFSTVNYKDGLCIGPGGGLVRNYPHVPGIDFAGTVEASDDARYKPGDAVVLTGWRVGEAHWGGYAQKARVKGDWLVPLPDGITARQAMAVGTAGFTAMLAVMALEDHGIKDGPVLVTGAAGGVGSVATAILANLGHQVAAVTGRPETADYLTGLGATQIVPRTELNETTKRPLEAETWGGCVDAVGGEMLARVLGQMKYGASVSAVGLAGGAGLPATVIPFLLRGVNLLGIDSVMQPYDNRVRAWARIAKDLPMDKLEAMVQPAVLSDLPALGRDILKGQVKGRVVVDVNG
- a CDS encoding aminotransferase class V-fold PLP-dependent enzyme; translated protein: MTLDTAWVRAQFPAFAEPSLQGQAFFENAGGSYTCGQVIDRLTRYYTQRKVQPYAPYPASELAGAEMDEARSRLAAMLGVDTDELSFGPSTTQNTYVLAQAVRGWLMPGDAIVVTNQDHEANSGPWRRLADAGITVREWQVDPETGELDLADLPALLDGAKLLCFPHCSNVVGAINDVAAICAVARDHGVRTCVDGVSYAPHGFEDVGALGCDVYLFSAYKTYGPHQGLMVIRRAFGTALPNQGHFFNGGTLYQRFTPAGPDHAQIAASAGMADYFEALSAHHGGPASGAGAARHAHRLMRDAEVALLQPLLDYVAAKNSVRVIGPVEAARRAPTVALAAQGNAEALARELAPHGVMAGGGDFYAIRPLTAMGVDPENGVLRVSFTHYTSRAEVDQLITALDQVL